A section of the Pan paniscus chromosome 11, NHGRI_mPanPan1-v2.0_pri, whole genome shotgun sequence genome encodes:
- the ZNG1A gene encoding zinc-regulated GTPase metalloprotein activator 1A isoform X6, which translates to MYFKRAPRAFPVLLTGAGKTTLLNYILTEQHSKRVAVILNEFGEGSALEKSLAVSQGGELYEEWLELRNGCLCCSVKDSGLRAIENLMQKKGKFDYILLETTGLADPGAVASVFWVDAELGSDIYLDGIITIVDSKYGLKHLTEEKPDGLINEATRQVALADIILINKTDLVPEEDVKKLRTTIRSINGLGQILETQRSRISLWFETESHSVPQVGVRWCDLGSLKPLPPGFKRFSCFTLQVAGITGVHHHTQLIFVFLVETVWPGWCQTPGLKVIRPPWPPKVEPPCPLFVTCQYKYAQ; encoded by the exons ATGTATTTCAAACGTGCCCCTCGGGCCTTTCCCGTGTTGCTCACTG gtGCTGGGAAGACAACACTTCTGAACTATATTTTGACAGAGCAACATAGTAAAAGAGTAGCggtcattttaaatgaatttgggGAAG GAAGTGCGCTGGAGAAATCCTTAGCTGTCAGCCAAGGTGGAGAGCTCTATGAAGAGTGGCTGGAACTTAGAAACGGTTGCCTCTGCTGTTCAGTGAA GGACAGTGGCCTTAGAGCTATTGAGAATTTGATGCAAAAGAAGGGGAAATTTGATTACATACTGTTAGAGACCACTGGATTAGCAGATCCTG gtgcagtggcttctgTGTTTTGGGTTGATGCTGAATTAGGGAGTGATATTTACCTTGATG gtATCATAACTATTGTGGAttcaaaatatggattaaaa cATTTAACAGAAGAGAAACCTGATGGCCTTATCAATGAAGCTACTAG GCAAGTTGCTTTGGCAGATATCATTCTCATTAATAAAACAGACTTGGTGCCAGAAGAAGatgtaaagaaattaagaacGACAATTAG atcCATAAATGGACTAGGACAAATCTTAGAAACACAAAGATCAAG aatctcactctggtttgagacagaatctcactctgtcccccaagttggagtgcggtggtgcgatctcggctcactgaaacctctgcctcctgggttcaagcgattctcctgcttcaccctccaagtagctgggattacaggtgtgcaccaccacacccagctaatttttgtatttttagtagagacggtttggccaggttggtgtcaaactcctggcctcaaagtgatccgcccaccttggcctcccaaagtggagccCCCATGCCCCTTGTTTGTGACCTGTCAATATAAATATGCTCAGtag
- the ZNG1A gene encoding zinc-regulated GTPase metalloprotein activator 1A isoform X10, whose product MYFKRAPRAFPVLLTGAGKTTLLNYILTEQHSKRVAVILNEFGEGSALEKSLAVSQGGELYEEWLELRNGCLCCSVKDSGLRAIENLMQKKGKFDYILLETTGLADPGAVASVFWVDAELGSDIYLDGIITIVDSKYGLKHLTEEKPDGLINEATRQVALADIILINKTDLVPEEDVKKLRTTIRSINGLGQILETQRSRVDLSNVLDLHAFDSLSGIRDREVDVTPNIGGSIHPRVRCSLMIFHGGGGDMTTYMAESGNPPGILFPRSWREEDDVTFNMTEGG is encoded by the exons ATGTATTTCAAACGTGCCCCTCGGGCCTTTCCCGTGTTGCTCACTG gtGCTGGGAAGACAACACTTCTGAACTATATTTTGACAGAGCAACATAGTAAAAGAGTAGCggtcattttaaatgaatttgggGAAG GAAGTGCGCTGGAGAAATCCTTAGCTGTCAGCCAAGGTGGAGAGCTCTATGAAGAGTGGCTGGAACTTAGAAACGGTTGCCTCTGCTGTTCAGTGAA GGACAGTGGCCTTAGAGCTATTGAGAATTTGATGCAAAAGAAGGGGAAATTTGATTACATACTGTTAGAGACCACTGGATTAGCAGATCCTG gtgcagtggcttctgTGTTTTGGGTTGATGCTGAATTAGGGAGTGATATTTACCTTGATG gtATCATAACTATTGTGGAttcaaaatatggattaaaa cATTTAACAGAAGAGAAACCTGATGGCCTTATCAATGAAGCTACTAG GCAAGTTGCTTTGGCAGATATCATTCTCATTAATAAAACAGACTTGGTGCCAGAAGAAGatgtaaagaaattaagaacGACAATTAG atcCATAAATGGACTAGGACAAATCTTAGAAACACAAAGATCAAG agtTGATCTCTCTAATGTATTAGATCTTCATGCCTTTGATAGTCTCTCTGGAATAAG agaccgagaggttgatgtcactcccaatatcggaggaagtatacacccccgtgtgagatgttccttaatgatattccacggcggagggggtgatatgactacatacatggcagaaagtggaaaccccccagggatattattcccacgatcctggagggaagaagatgatgttactttcaatatgacagaaggtggatga
- the ZNG1A gene encoding zinc-regulated GTPase metalloprotein activator 1A isoform X21: MYFKRAPRAFPVLLTGAGKTTLLNYILTEQHSKRVAVILNEFGEGSALEKSLAVSQGGELYEEWLELRNGCLCCSVK; encoded by the exons ATGTATTTCAAACGTGCCCCTCGGGCCTTTCCCGTGTTGCTCACTG gtGCTGGGAAGACAACACTTCTGAACTATATTTTGACAGAGCAACATAGTAAAAGAGTAGCggtcattttaaatgaatttgggGAAG GAAGTGCGCTGGAGAAATCCTTAGCTGTCAGCCAAGGTGGAGAGCTCTATGAAGAGTGGCTGGAACTTAGAAACGGTTGCCTCTGCTGTTCAGTGAAGTGA